Proteins from a single region of Weeksella virosa DSM 16922:
- a CDS encoding amidohydrolase family protein, whose amino-acid sequence MNANNYNPIEEVLEKVQARGGWVNAHSHLDRAYSLTRDTFALSNSYLKEKWHLVDDMKRNSSVDDIYFRMEKAITYMLEQGVQAIGSFIDCDEVIEDRSILAAQRLRENYGNDLEIRFANQVLKGVIDPKAREWFDLSAQFVDIIGGLPAKDFGKEDEHLDILLSTAKEKNLLVHVHVDQFNTDEEKETEQLARKVIEHGMQGKVSAVHSISVAAHPKKYRFELYDLIKEADLHVISCPTAWIDHNRTERLAPSHNSVTPVDEMVPRGINVAFGTDNINDIYKPFSDGHLLTELRVMLEACHYYDVESLSDIATVNGLKVLGLSK is encoded by the coding sequence ATGAACGCTAATAATTACAATCCAATCGAAGAAGTTTTAGAAAAAGTACAAGCCAGAGGAGGTTGGGTGAACGCACATTCTCATTTGGATAGAGCGTATTCTTTGACTCGAGATACTTTTGCATTATCGAACTCTTATCTAAAAGAGAAATGGCATTTGGTCGATGACATGAAAAGAAATTCTTCTGTTGATGATATTTATTTCCGAATGGAAAAAGCCATTACTTATATGCTCGAGCAGGGTGTACAAGCGATTGGCTCTTTTATAGATTGTGATGAAGTAATTGAAGATCGGTCTATTTTAGCGGCACAGCGTTTACGAGAAAATTACGGGAACGATTTAGAAATTCGTTTTGCCAATCAAGTTCTCAAAGGTGTTATTGACCCAAAAGCAAGAGAATGGTTTGATCTTTCTGCTCAGTTTGTAGACATTATTGGGGGGTTGCCAGCCAAAGATTTTGGTAAAGAAGACGAACACCTAGATATTCTACTCTCTACAGCCAAAGAAAAAAATCTATTGGTACATGTACATGTCGATCAGTTCAATACCGACGAAGAAAAAGAAACCGAACAATTGGCACGTAAAGTTATCGAACATGGAATGCAAGGTAAAGTTTCTGCGGTACATTCGATATCGGTTGCCGCTCATCCGAAAAAATATCGTTTCGAGTTGTATGATTTGATAAAAGAAGCAGATTTGCATGTAATTTCTTGTCCGACTGCATGGATCGATCATAACCGTACAGAACGTTTAGCACCTTCACATAATTCGGTAACTCCGGTTGATGAAATGGTGCCAAGAGGGATAAATGTAGCCTTTGGTACGGACAATATAAATGATATATACAAACCTTTTTCAGATGGTCATTTACTTACCGAATTGAGAGTGATGTTAGAAGCTTGCCACTATTATGATGTGGAGAGCCTTTCTGATATTGCTACAGTAAACGGACTTAAGGTTTTAGGGTTATCCAAGTAA